From a region of the Castanea sativa cultivar Marrone di Chiusa Pesio chromosome 10, ASM4071231v1 genome:
- the LOC142612519 gene encoding uncharacterized protein LOC142612519 yields MEEDRPEVDHDELALNLYKNTMTGEWKKVVETYEQHQLSAIDARINKSGDTAFHVAVSIAPEEKVQQLVRVITGVSELGLWTKNNKGNTPLHVAASTGRLNTCILLAAKLDECLEVKDLVVKELFRNKAGESPLFLAAFHGNRQIFLYLHLLLLKASDKDLKSIDPAYRRNDGETALHCAIRWEYFDLAFEILQVEPSLAYAVNELGITPLHLLASKPSVFKSGSHLGWWKSIIYYCIYVEELEHETVRKESVDLVTKGSSVEDITHKFPENYQTCIAFYQVLLKMAQSESCQ; encoded by the exons ATGGAAGAAGATAGGCCGGAAGTGGATCACGATGAGCTTGCTCTCAATTTGTACAAGAATACGATGACTGGTGAATGGAAGAAGGTTGTTGAGACGTATGAGCAACACCAATTATCAGCCATTGACGCCAGGATCAACAAGTCAGGGGACACGGCATTTCACGTAGCTGTCTCCATTGCACCAGAAGAAAAGGTTCAACAACTTGTACGTGTAATTACCGGTGTTTCGGAGTTGGGTTTATggacaaaaaacaataaagggAATACCCCTTTGCATGTGGCAGCATCAACGGGGAGATTGAACACATGCATCCTCCTTGCTGCAAAACTTGATGAGTGTTTGGAGGTTAAAGATTTAGTGGTTAAAGAATTATTTCGTAACAAAGCCGGTGAGAGCCCTCTCTTCTTAGCCGCTTTTCATGGTAACAGACAAATCTTCCTTTACCTGCACTTGTTACTCTTGAAAGCCTCCGACAAAGACCTTAAATCAATCGATCCTGCCTACAGAAGAAATGATGGTGAGACTGCCCTTCACTGTGCCATTAGGTGGGAGTATTTCG ATTTGGCATTTGAGATACTTCAAGTGGAACCTAGTCTTGCATATGCTGTGAACGAGCTAGGAATCACCCCTTTGCATCTCCTAGCAAGTAAGCCTTCAGTCTTCAAAAGTGGTTCTCACCTTGGATGGTGGAAGAGCATCATATATTATT GTATATATGTTGAAGAGCTGGAGCACGAAACTGTTCGTAAAGAATCGGTTGATTTAGTCACTAAGGGGTCTTCCGTAGAAGACATTACTCACAAATTCCCAGAGAATTACCAAACATGTATTGCGTTCTATCAAGTACTGTTGAAGATGGCTCAATCCG